Proteins encoded in a region of the Zea mays cultivar B73 chromosome 2, Zm-B73-REFERENCE-NAM-5.0, whole genome shotgun sequence genome:
- the LOC100193804 gene encoding 40S ribosomal protein S12 isoform X1 codes for MADQEAPVAVEAPTPVLGEPMDLMTALQLVMKKSSAHDGLVKGLREAAKAIEKHAAQLCVLAEDCDQPDYVKLVKALCAEHNVHLVTVPAAKTLGEWAGLCKIDSEGKARKVVGCSCVVVKDYGEESEGLNIVQEYVKSH; via the exons ATGGC TGATCAGGAGGCCCCAGTTGCAGTTGAGGCACCAACCCCAGTTCTTGGAGAGCCAATGGACTTGATGACTGCGCTGCAGCTGGTGATGAAGAAGTCAAGTGCTCATGATGGACTTGTGAAGGGTCTTCGCGAGGCTGCCAAGGCCATTGAGAAGCATGCTGCTCAGCTTTGCGTTCTTGCTGAGGACTGTGACCAGCCAGATTATGTCAAGCTGGTGAAGGCGCTCTGTGCTGAACACAATGTTCACCTTGTCACTGTTCCTGCTGCTAAGACTCTTGGCGAGTGGGCTGGG CTTTGCAAGATTGACTCCGAGGGCAAGGCAAGGAAGGTTGTAGGCTGCTCCTGTGTCGTTGTCAAG GACTACGGTGAAGAATCTGAGGGCCTTAACATAGTGCAGGAGTATGTCAAGTCGCACTAG